The proteins below come from a single Tribolium castaneum strain GA2 chromosome 9, icTriCast1.1, whole genome shotgun sequence genomic window:
- the LOC663807 gene encoding alkylated DNA repair protein alkB homolog 8 codes for MESNNSRKKLIKKLRKHQHTVGKETGVVCTDSPTKNLVICNTGQINGLTEEIIVEHFEKYGHLDRVLLVPGKSCAFLSYKDTSSASEALEAVSGKLNIAQDGKPIFLSFVEALPEIRDAKIWGRLPPGLRIITNFVSEEEEARLLALCQFEDGGSMKHRLVKHYGYEFRYDINNVDKEKPLSEGIPQECDFLWRRLPFEFRPNQLTINRYNPGQGIPSHVDTHSAFGDPILSLSLSSDVVMEFKKDETICVLLPRRSLLVMAGESRYEWTHGIVPRTFDFYNDEGGCHCFKRGVRVSFTFRKIRKGGCNCSYKLQCDSQTATKIIESDLLAHKLENQHVHDVYEDIAGHFSETRHTPWPNVLNFVQKLEIGAVLVDVGCGNGKYFGHNRQIVELGTDRSFKLNNLCKHRGFEVFTGNCLNLPLKNSSADAVISIAVIHHLSTPERRLKALKEIVRILRIGGEALIYVWAKQQIKNDEKSTYIKQDRKNRKKEVIGSVTKEEVSVGEGVTLPVHTNRANFTHSDVLVPWKLKGEEQERTFLRFYHVFEEGELESLCQSIGNVSIVKSYYDQGNYCVQFVKNNK; via the exons ATGGAATCTAACAATTCCCGCAAAAAACTCATTAAAAAACTGCGAAAGCACCAACACACTGTTGGGAAAGAAACCGGAGTCGTCTGTACCGACAGCCCCACGAAA AACCTTGTAATTTGCAATACTGGCCAAATTAACGGCTTAACTGAGGAAATAATCGTTGAACACTTCGAAAAATACGGTCACCTCGACCGCGTTTTACTAGTTCCTGGAAAATCGTGCGCTTTTTTGAGCTATAAAGACACCTCAAGTGCTTCAGAAGCATTGGAGGCTGTTAGCGGTAAATTGAATATAGCCCAAGACGgcaaaccgatttttttgagttttgttgAGGCTTTGCCTGAGATAAGGGATGCGAAAATTTGGGGGCGCCTCCCGCCAGGTTTGAGGATAATTACGAATTTTGTTAGTGAGGAAGAAGAGGCAAGATTGTTGGCTTTGTGCCAGTTTGAAGATGGCGGAAGCATGAAACACAGATTAGTAAAACACTACGGTTATGAGTTTCGTTACGATATTAACAATGTTGATAAAGAGAAGCCGTTAAGTGAGGGAATCCCCCAagagtgcgattttttatggaGACGCCTTCCGTTTGAATTCCGCCCCAATCAGTTAACAATCAATCGGTACAATCCCGGACAGGGGATTCCCTCACACGTGGACACCCACAGCGCGTTCGGGGACCCCATCCTGTCTCTAAGCCTCAGTTCTGACGTTGTGATGGAATTCAAAAAAGACGAAACGATTTGTGTTCTTTTACCCCGAAGGTCGTTACTTGTAATGGCAGGGGAGAGTAGGTACGAATGGACGCATGGGATCGTGCCCCGaacttttgatttttacaATGATGAAGGGGGCTGTCATTGTTTCAAACGCGGGGTTAGGGTGTCTTTCACCTTCAGAAAAATCAGGAAAGGGGGATGTAACTGCAGTTACAAATTACAGTGCGATTCGCAAACTGCGACCAAAATTATTGAGAGCGATTTGTTAGCCCATAAGTTGGAAAATCAACACGTTCATGATGTTTATGAGGATATTGCCGGGCATTTTAGCGAAACTAGACACACACCGTGGCCAAATGTTctaaattttgtgcaaaagCTCGAAATTGGGGCTGTTTTGGTGGACGTGGGGTGTGGCAATGGGAAGTATTTTGGACACAACAGACAAATTGTGgag TTGGGCACCGACCGCAGCTTCAAACTCAACAACCTTTGCAAACACCGTGGTTTTGAAGTCTTCACCGGCAATTGCCTCAACCTCCCTCTAAAAAACTCATCAGCCGATGCTGTTATCAGCATTGCCGTAATCCACCACTTATCAACACCCGAACGCCGGCTAAAAGCCCTCAAAGAAATCGTCCGAATCCTTCGAATTGGCGGCGAAGCTCTTATTTACGTTTGGGCGAAACAACAAATCAAAAACGACGAAAAATCAACCTACATTAAACAAGACCGGAAAAATCGGAAAAAGGAAGTTATCGGAAGTGTTACCAAGGAGGAAGTTAGTGTGGGGGAGGGTGTGACTTTACCAGTGCACACGAACAGGGCAAACTTCACCCACAGTGATGTCTTAGTGCCTTGGAAATTGAAAGGGGAGGAGCAGGAGCGGACGTTTTTGAGGTTTTATCACGTTTTTGAGGAGGGGGAGCTTGAGAGTTTGTGCCAAAGCATCGGGAATGTTTCCATTGTGAAAAGTTATTACGACCAAGGGAATTACTGTGTACagtttgtaaaaaacaataaataa
- the LOC103312560 gene encoding transcription factor ATOH7 — MAAPTAPVSSCMYSEWMIDGKYQVTERTHEDNKRYKHVPHKDKPAQVVARRNARERRRVQAVNSAFARLRKVVPLENTRGKRVSKVKTLQQAIEYIQALVQLLEQDRNWISHYYSHKLEGDFFDYNF, encoded by the exons ATGGCGGCCCCGACAGCCCCCGTATCATCTTGCATGTATTCAGAGTGGATGATCGACGGAAAATATCAAGTTACTGAAAGGACACACGAAGACAACAAGCGATATAAACACGTGCCCCATAAGGACAAGCCGGCGCAAGTCGTCGCCAGAAGAAATGCCAGGGAAAGGCGCAGGGTGCAGGCGGTCAACTCGGCCTTTGCCAGGCTGAGGAAGGTCGTCCCTTTGGAGAATACAAG GGGAAAGAGGGTCAGTAAGGTGAAAACGCTGCAACAGGCCATCGAGTACATCCAAGCCTTGGTCCAATTGCTGGAACAAGACCGGAACTGGATT tcCCACTACTACTCCCACAAGCTCGAGGGGGATTTCTTCGATTACAATTTCTGA